One Pseudomonas brassicacearum genomic region harbors:
- the truB gene encoding tRNA pseudouridine(55) synthase TruB, whose translation MAQVKRIRRNVSGIILLDKPLGFTSNAALQKVRWLLNAEKAGHTGSLDPLATGVLPLCFGEATKFSQYLLDSDKGYETLAQLGKTTTTADAEGEVLLERPVTVGQADVEAVLPHFRGQISQIPPMYSALKRDGQPLYKLARAGEVVEREPRSVTIARLELLAFDGNTARLAVDCSKGTYIRTLVEDIGEQLGCGAYVAELRRTQAGPFTLAQTVTLEELEAVHAEGGNEAVDRFLMPSDSGLLDWPLLQFSEHSAFYWLNGQPVRAPDAPKFGMVRVQDHNGRFIGIGEVSEDGRVAPRRLIRSE comes from the coding sequence GTGGCTCAGGTCAAACGTATCCGTCGTAACGTCAGCGGCATCATCCTGCTCGACAAACCGCTGGGGTTCACCTCCAACGCGGCGTTGCAGAAGGTCCGCTGGCTGCTCAACGCCGAGAAAGCCGGGCACACCGGTAGCCTCGATCCGCTGGCTACTGGCGTATTACCGCTGTGCTTCGGCGAAGCGACCAAGTTCTCTCAATACCTGCTCGACTCCGACAAGGGGTATGAAACCCTGGCGCAACTGGGCAAGACCACCACCACGGCGGACGCCGAAGGTGAGGTTCTGCTGGAGCGCCCGGTGACCGTTGGTCAGGCGGATGTCGAGGCCGTATTGCCGCATTTTCGCGGGCAAATCAGTCAGATACCGCCGATGTACTCCGCCCTCAAGCGTGATGGCCAGCCGTTGTACAAGCTGGCCCGTGCAGGCGAAGTAGTGGAGCGTGAACCGCGTTCTGTTACTATTGCGCGCTTGGAATTGCTGGCCTTTGACGGTAATACTGCACGGCTCGCCGTGGATTGCAGCAAAGGCACCTATATCCGCACCCTGGTGGAGGATATCGGTGAGCAGCTCGGCTGTGGCGCGTACGTGGCAGAATTGCGACGGACCCAGGCCGGGCCTTTCACGTTGGCCCAGACGGTCACGCTGGAAGAGCTCGAAGCGGTGCATGCCGAAGGCGGCAACGAAGCGGTCGACCGTTTCCTGATGCCATCGGACAGCGGGTTGCTGGATTGGCCGCTGTTGCAGTTCTCGGAACACAGCGCGTTCTACTGGCTAAACGGCCAGCCGGTACGTGCCCCGGATGCACCGAAGTTCGGCATGGTTCGGGTACAGGATCACAACGGTCGCTTCATCGGCATCGGTGAAGTGAGCGAAGACGGGCGCGTTGCGCCGCGTCGACTGATTCGGTCGGAATGA
- the rbfA gene encoding 30S ribosome-binding factor RbfA, producing the protein MAKEYSRTQRIGDQMQRELAQLIRREVKDPRVGLVTITAVEVSRDVGHAKIFITVMGQDSAEEIAQSIKVLNSAAGFLRMQLAREMKLRSVPQLHFHYDESVVRGAHLSALIERAVAEDSQHPVAAEPEDTKE; encoded by the coding sequence ATGGCAAAAGAATATAGCCGTACCCAACGAATCGGTGATCAGATGCAGCGCGAGCTGGCCCAACTGATCCGCCGCGAAGTCAAAGACCCGCGCGTCGGTCTGGTCACCATCACCGCAGTGGAAGTCAGCCGTGACGTCGGTCATGCGAAGATTTTCATCACCGTGATGGGCCAGGACAGCGCCGAAGAAATCGCCCAAAGCATCAAGGTGCTCAACTCCGCTGCCGGTTTCCTGCGCATGCAGTTGGCCCGGGAGATGAAGTTGCGCAGCGTCCCACAGTTGCACTTCCACTACGACGAAAGCGTCGTGCGGGGTGCGCACCTGTCGGCGTTGATCGAACGCGCCGTGGCTGAAGACAGTCAGCACCCGGTTGCGGCTGAACCTGAAGACACCAAGGAGTAA
- a CDS encoding DUF6388 family protein produces the protein MTVKELTQEARHEEALKKYVLDAPQLLEEIKDLPSDDQKDQIQWAFEDEAEAQGLQPWELTLKYTSTPEEFEAQRLALHKEAAEVLGVEWDEYCEMNNLVV, from the coding sequence ATGACCGTTAAAGAATTGACCCAGGAAGCCAGGCACGAAGAAGCGCTGAAAAAATACGTACTGGATGCGCCCCAGTTGCTGGAAGAGATCAAGGACTTGCCCTCCGACGATCAGAAAGACCAGATCCAGTGGGCGTTCGAGGACGAGGCCGAGGCCCAGGGGCTGCAGCCTTGGGAGCTGACGCTCAAGTACACCAGCACGCCTGAAGAATTCGAGGCGCAGCGCCTTGCGTTGCACAAGGAAGCGGCCGAGGTGTTGGGTGTGGAATGGGATGAATACTGCGAGATGAATAATCTTGTAGTTTAG
- a CDS encoding methyl-accepting chemotaxis protein, translated as MSATAQEVARSAAAAVSSAHSVNDETLSGRGLVESQQGSIARLAGEIDQSVQVINQLAIDSQAISRVLDVIKSIAEQTNLLALNAAIEAARAGEQGRGFAVVADEVRTLAKRTQQSTEEIEAMITRLHSGVGAAVKAMGSSHEMASGTVGQSEKVQQALENILGAVGMIVDQNQQIAAAVEQQTAVAHDIDQNIVEINRAGERTAEGAHQTEDASRELSAQVVQLKQLINAFRV; from the coding sequence ATGTCGGCGACGGCCCAAGAGGTGGCCCGCAGTGCCGCTGCGGCGGTCAGCAGTGCTCACAGCGTCAACGACGAGACCCTCAGCGGGCGTGGGCTGGTGGAGTCCCAGCAGGGCAGCATCGCCCGATTGGCGGGTGAGATCGATCAATCGGTGCAGGTGATCAATCAACTGGCGATCGACAGCCAGGCCATCAGCCGCGTGCTGGATGTGATCAAGAGCATCGCCGAACAGACCAACCTGCTGGCCCTCAATGCCGCCATCGAAGCGGCCCGGGCGGGCGAGCAGGGACGCGGTTTTGCGGTGGTGGCCGACGAAGTGCGGACCCTGGCCAAGCGGACTCAACAGTCGACCGAAGAGATCGAAGCGATGATCACCCGCCTGCACAGTGGCGTGGGTGCGGCCGTCAAAGCCATGGGCAGCAGCCATGAGATGGCCAGCGGCACCGTCGGTCAGTCGGAAAAGGTCCAGCAGGCGTTGGAAAATATCCTCGGCGCCGTCGGCATGATCGTTGACCAGAACCAGCAGATCGCCGCCGCCGTGGAGCAGCAGACGGCCGTGGCCCACGACATCGATCAGAACATCGTCGAGATCAATCGTGCCGGCGAACGCACCGCCGAAGGTGCGCACCAGACCGAAGACGCCAGTCGCGAACTGTCCGCCCAGGTGGTGCAGCTCAAGCAGTTGATCAATGCGTTTCGGGTGTAG
- the nadC gene encoding carboxylating nicotinate-nucleotide diphosphorylase: MPNLRLADLTAEIEANVRRALLEDIGSGDITAQLIPAERLAKATIITREAATISGTAWVDAVFRQLDPRVAVHWQVRDGDRVNPDQALFHLEGPARSLLTGERSALNFLQMLSGVATRARYLADFVADTQVKLLDTRKTLPGLRLAQKYAVTCGGCHNHRIGLYDAFLIKENHIAACGGVAQAIAAAHKIAPGKPVEIEVESLAELKEALAANADIIMLDELSLDDMREAVRLNGGKAKLEASGGINESTLRPIAETGVDYISIGAMTKDVKAVDLSMRLSI, from the coding sequence ATGCCGAACCTACGTCTCGCCGATCTGACCGCTGAAATCGAAGCCAACGTGCGCCGTGCGTTGCTCGAAGACATCGGCAGCGGCGACATCACCGCGCAACTGATCCCTGCCGAACGCCTGGCCAAGGCCACCATCATTACCCGCGAAGCCGCGACCATCAGCGGCACCGCCTGGGTCGATGCCGTGTTCCGGCAACTGGACCCGCGCGTCGCGGTGCATTGGCAAGTGCGTGACGGCGACCGGGTGAACCCCGATCAGGCGCTGTTCCACCTCGAAGGCCCGGCCCGCTCGCTGCTGACCGGCGAACGCAGCGCGCTGAACTTCCTGCAAATGCTCTCGGGCGTTGCCACCCGAGCCCGCTACCTGGCCGACTTTGTCGCCGACACCCAGGTCAAGCTGCTGGACACCCGCAAGACCCTGCCTGGGCTGCGCCTGGCCCAGAAGTACGCCGTCACCTGCGGCGGTTGCCATAACCACCGCATCGGCCTTTACGATGCGTTCCTGATCAAGGAAAACCACATTGCTGCCTGTGGCGGCGTCGCCCAGGCCATTGCTGCCGCCCACAAGATCGCACCGGGTAAACCGGTGGAAATCGAAGTGGAAAGCCTGGCGGAATTGAAAGAAGCACTGGCGGCCAACGCCGACATCATCATGCTCGACGAACTGAGCCTGGACGACATGCGTGAAGCCGTACGCCTGAACGGCGGCAAGGCGAAGCTGGAGGCCAGTGGCGGGATCAACGAAAGCACGTTGCGCCCGATTGCCGAGACCGGGGTGGACTACATCTCGATCGGGGCGATGACCAAGGATGTGAAAGCGGTGGATCTGTCGATGCGGCTCAGTATCTGA
- the pnp gene encoding polyribonucleotide nucleotidyltransferase produces MNPVIKKFQFGQSTVTLETGRIARQASGAVLVTVDDDVSVLVTVVGAKQADPGKGFFPLSVHYQEKTYAAGKIPGGFFKREGRPSEKETLTSRLIDRPIRPLFPEGFMNEVQVVCTVVSTSKKTDPDIAAMIGTSAALAISGIPFDGPIGAARVAFHESTGYLLNPTYEQLKASSLDMVVAGTSEAVLMVESEAKELTEDQMLGAVLFAHDEFQVVINAVKELAAEAAKPTWSWAPQAEATELLGAIRAEFGEAISQAYTITVKADRYARLGELKDQVVAKLSGEEGQPSSAEVKAAFGEIEYRTVRENIVNGKPRIDGRDTRTVRPLNIEVGVLPKTHGSALFTRGETQALVVATLGTARDAQLLDTLEGEKKDPFMLHYNFPPFSVGECGRMGGAGRREIGHGRLARRSVQAMLPAADVFPYTIRVVSEITESNGSSSMASVCGASLALMDAGVPMKAPVAGIAMGLVKEGEKFAVLTDILGDEDHLGDMDFKVAGTAKGVTALQMDIKIKGITEEIMEIALGQALEARLNILGQMNQIIGQSRTELSENAPTMIAMKIDTDKIRDVIGKGGATIRAICEETKASIDIEDDGSIKIFGETKEAAEAARQRVLGITAEAEIGKIYVGKVERIVDFGAFVNILPGKDGLVHISMLSDARVEKVTDILKEGQEVEVLVLDVDNRGRIKLSIKDVAAAKASGV; encoded by the coding sequence GTGAACCCGGTAATCAAAAAATTCCAATTCGGTCAGTCGACCGTTACCCTCGAGACCGGCCGTATCGCCCGTCAGGCCTCCGGCGCAGTGCTGGTCACCGTTGACGACGACGTCAGCGTATTGGTGACCGTTGTCGGTGCCAAGCAAGCCGATCCAGGCAAGGGTTTCTTCCCTCTGTCTGTTCACTACCAGGAAAAGACTTACGCTGCCGGTAAGATCCCTGGCGGTTTCTTCAAGCGCGAAGGCCGTCCTTCCGAGAAAGAAACCCTGACTTCCCGACTGATCGACCGTCCGATCCGTCCGCTGTTCCCAGAAGGTTTCATGAACGAAGTGCAGGTTGTCTGCACCGTCGTTTCCACCAGCAAGAAAACCGATCCGGACATCGCAGCGATGATCGGTACCTCGGCTGCCCTGGCCATCTCCGGCATTCCTTTCGATGGCCCGATCGGCGCTGCCCGCGTAGCGTTCCACGAAAGCACCGGCTATCTGCTGAACCCAACCTACGAGCAACTGAAAGCCTCGAGCCTGGACATGGTCGTGGCCGGTACTTCCGAAGCCGTGCTGATGGTTGAATCCGAAGCCAAAGAGCTGACCGAAGACCAGATGCTGGGCGCCGTACTGTTCGCCCACGACGAGTTCCAGGTGGTGATCAACGCCGTCAAGGAACTGGCTGCCGAGGCCGCCAAGCCAACCTGGTCCTGGGCTCCGCAAGCCGAAGCCACCGAGCTGCTGGGCGCTATCCGTGCCGAGTTCGGCGAAGCGATCTCCCAGGCCTACACCATCACCGTCAAGGCCGACCGTTATGCGCGTCTGGGCGAGCTGAAAGACCAGGTGGTTGCCAAGCTGTCCGGCGAAGAAGGCCAGCCGTCTTCCGCTGAAGTCAAAGCCGCTTTCGGTGAAATCGAATACCGCACCGTTCGCGAAAACATCGTTAACGGCAAGCCGCGTATCGACGGTCGCGACACCCGCACCGTACGTCCGCTGAACATCGAAGTCGGCGTTCTGCCAAAGACCCACGGTTCGGCACTGTTCACCCGTGGCGAAACCCAGGCGCTGGTCGTTGCCACGCTGGGCACCGCCCGTGACGCGCAACTGCTGGACACCCTGGAAGGCGAAAAGAAAGACCCGTTCATGCTGCACTACAACTTCCCTCCGTTCTCGGTGGGCGAGTGTGGTCGCATGGGTGGCGCCGGTCGTCGCGAAATCGGTCACGGCCGTCTGGCCCGTCGTTCGGTCCAGGCCATGCTGCCAGCCGCTGACGTGTTCCCGTACACCATTCGTGTGGTGTCGGAAATCACCGAGTCCAACGGCTCGAGCTCCATGGCTTCGGTCTGCGGTGCTTCCCTGGCCCTGATGGACGCCGGTGTGCCAATGAAGGCGCCGGTTGCCGGTATCGCCATGGGTCTGGTGAAAGAAGGCGAGAAATTCGCTGTCCTGACCGACATCCTGGGTGACGAAGACCACCTGGGCGACATGGACTTCAAAGTGGCCGGTACCGCCAAGGGCGTGACCGCACTGCAGATGGACATCAAGATCAAGGGCATCACCGAAGAGATCATGGAAATCGCCCTGGGCCAAGCCCTGGAAGCGCGCCTGAACATCCTCGGCCAGATGAACCAGATCATCGGTCAGTCCCGTACCGAGCTGTCGGAAAATGCTCCGACCATGATCGCGATGAAAATCGACACCGACAAAATCCGTGATGTCATCGGTAAAGGCGGCGCGACCATCCGTGCGATCTGTGAAGAAACCAAGGCTTCGATCGACATCGAAGACGACGGCTCGATCAAGATCTTCGGCGAAACCAAGGAAGCGGCAGAAGCAGCACGCCAGCGTGTCCTGGGCATCACTGCCGAAGCCGAGATCGGTAAGATCTACGTCGGCAAGGTTGAGCGCATCGTCGACTTCGGCGCCTTCGTCAACATCCTGCCGGGCAAGGACGGTCTGGTCCACATCTCCATGCTGAGCGATGCTCGCGTCGAGAAAGTGACCGATATCCTCAAAGAAGGCCAGGAAGTGGAAGTGCTGGTACTGGACGTGGACAACCGCGGCCGTATCAAGCTGTCCATCAAGGACGTGGCTGCAGCCAAGGCATCGGGCGTTTAA
- the ampD gene encoding 1,6-anhydro-N-acetylmuramyl-L-alanine amidase AmpD — protein sequence MQLDSASGWCDGVRHCPSPNFNARPEGEISLLVIHNISLPPAQFATGKVQEFFQNRLDVTEHPYFAGIADLRVSAHFLIERDGAVTQFVSCLDRAWHAGVSCFEGRETCNDFSIGIELEGTDDLPFADAQYVALVELTRQLQAAFGAITAQRICGHSDIAPGRKTDPGPAFDWARYRAALTEGEGQ from the coding sequence ATGCAGCTGGACTCCGCGAGCGGTTGGTGCGATGGCGTGCGTCATTGCCCATCGCCCAACTTCAATGCGCGCCCCGAGGGCGAGATTTCCCTGCTGGTGATCCACAACATCAGCCTGCCGCCGGCACAATTCGCCACGGGCAAGGTGCAGGAGTTCTTCCAGAATCGTCTGGATGTCACGGAACATCCCTATTTTGCCGGTATCGCCGACTTGCGCGTCTCTGCGCATTTCCTGATCGAGCGTGACGGCGCCGTCACCCAGTTTGTCTCCTGTCTGGACCGCGCCTGGCATGCGGGCGTCTCGTGCTTCGAAGGACGGGAAACGTGTAACGATTTTTCCATAGGCATCGAGCTTGAGGGCACCGATGACCTGCCTTTCGCCGACGCGCAATATGTCGCGTTGGTGGAGCTGACCCGGCAGTTGCAGGCGGCGTTCGGGGCGATCACGGCGCAGCGTATCTGTGGGCATAGCGACATTGCTCCGGGACGCAAGACCGATCCAGGACCGGCATTCGACTGGGCACGCTATCGCGCGGCCCTGACAGAAGGGGAAGGACAATGA
- a CDS encoding DUF1631 domain-containing protein yields MHNDGNVVPLHKASTDQANHSPLARLPVILLQVRDKAAQQLRFGLQGLFDNADDTLFEMADRARNDVEQNLFFEAMRDLRLKRKSIERGFIEQFFEAFVSLAQYDLAQAALAPVLAPGPQAQATHDDLERHLAVEAMVTRVLGRDGVSLDQLTARLSVLLERSLTNQQNPLSPARLCENFLQAGRNLGVGIKVKLILLKLFERYVLSECDQLYTEANQLLAATGILPDLKVTLSRRASDRIDDSPAPKVDSVTRPKAAEVDDSVQEVFAALQKLLLQVRGSVAPTLEASAAAQPISTRDLLRLLSHLQQYVPAPTVHDEFDLRSQLEQLLTRVSVRSGRSRVVEGADEDVINLISMMFEFILDDHNLPDSLKALIGRLQIPMLKVAVQDKSFFSRGNHPARRLLNEIAAAAMGWGACDDHQRDSLYLRIEQVVQRLLNDFVDDPAIFSELLADFLAFTSDERRRSELLEQRIRDAEEGRAKAELARLRVEGALNQVMLGKVLPQAVVEFVQQAWSQVLLLTCFKHGKYSAEWQADVSTLEQLIWSVQPHDEPDAGLRLLAIVPELLKALRDGLNRSAFDPFATSEFFSELEALHVQALEQVGQATDPVQSLNAPVMVQVREKIVLRTAQHAPADNAEVRLPADDVGLMQVDQLRLGSWVEFQEDDDNSLRCKLAAIIEATGKYIFVNRTGLKVQEHSRTSLALEFRRGAVRLLDDTLLFDRALESVLGNLRQLNRGK; encoded by the coding sequence ATGCATAACGACGGGAATGTAGTGCCTTTGCACAAGGCTTCTACCGATCAGGCGAATCATTCGCCGCTCGCCCGCCTGCCTGTGATTCTGTTGCAGGTTCGCGACAAGGCGGCGCAGCAGTTGCGCTTTGGCTTGCAGGGGTTGTTCGATAACGCCGACGATACGCTGTTCGAAATGGCCGACCGGGCACGCAATGATGTCGAGCAGAACCTGTTCTTCGAAGCCATGCGGGACCTGCGCCTGAAACGCAAAAGTATTGAACGCGGGTTTATCGAACAGTTTTTCGAGGCGTTTGTCAGCCTCGCCCAATACGACCTGGCGCAAGCCGCCTTGGCGCCCGTGCTGGCGCCAGGTCCCCAGGCTCAGGCGACGCATGATGACCTGGAGCGCCATTTGGCCGTTGAGGCCATGGTCACACGGGTACTCGGTCGTGATGGTGTGTCGCTCGATCAACTGACGGCACGCCTCAGCGTGCTGCTGGAACGGTCGCTGACGAATCAGCAGAACCCCCTGAGCCCCGCGCGGCTGTGTGAGAATTTTCTACAGGCCGGGCGCAACCTGGGGGTAGGGATCAAGGTCAAGCTGATCCTGCTCAAACTGTTCGAGCGCTATGTGCTCAGCGAGTGCGACCAGCTCTATACCGAGGCCAACCAGTTGCTGGCCGCCACCGGTATCTTGCCGGACCTGAAGGTCACGCTTTCCCGACGTGCTTCGGACCGTATCGACGATAGTCCGGCGCCCAAGGTCGACAGCGTGACCCGGCCCAAGGCCGCGGAGGTCGATGACAGCGTGCAGGAGGTGTTCGCTGCGCTGCAGAAACTCTTGCTGCAGGTGCGTGGCAGTGTGGCGCCGACGCTGGAGGCCAGCGCTGCGGCCCAGCCGATCTCGACCCGTGACCTGTTGCGGTTGCTCTCCCACCTGCAACAATACGTTCCCGCGCCCACCGTCCATGACGAGTTCGATCTGCGTAGCCAGCTCGAACAACTGCTGACCCGGGTCAGCGTCAGGAGCGGCAGGTCCCGGGTGGTCGAAGGCGCCGACGAAGACGTCATTAATCTGATCTCGATGATGTTCGAATTCATCCTCGACGACCATAACCTGCCGGACTCCCTCAAGGCCTTGATCGGCCGCCTGCAGATCCCAATGCTCAAGGTCGCGGTGCAGGACAAGAGTTTCTTCAGTCGCGGCAATCATCCGGCTCGACGGCTGCTCAATGAAATCGCCGCGGCGGCCATGGGCTGGGGCGCTTGCGACGATCATCAGCGCGACAGCCTTTATCTGCGCATCGAACAAGTGGTGCAGCGCTTGTTGAATGACTTCGTCGATGACCCGGCGATTTTCTCCGAATTGCTCGCCGACTTCCTGGCCTTCACCAGTGACGAGCGGCGCCGCAGTGAATTGCTCGAACAGCGCATTCGTGACGCTGAAGAGGGGCGGGCCAAGGCCGAGCTGGCGCGCCTGCGAGTCGAAGGGGCTCTGAACCAGGTCATGTTGGGCAAGGTGTTGCCGCAAGCCGTGGTGGAGTTCGTGCAGCAGGCCTGGAGCCAGGTGTTGTTGCTGACCTGTTTCAAACACGGCAAGTATTCAGCCGAGTGGCAGGCCGACGTATCGACCCTGGAACAATTGATCTGGAGTGTCCAGCCTCACGATGAGCCCGACGCTGGCTTGCGTTTACTGGCGATCGTGCCGGAATTGCTCAAGGCCTTGCGCGACGGCCTGAACCGTTCGGCGTTCGACCCGTTTGCCACCAGCGAGTTTTTCAGTGAGCTGGAAGCCTTGCATGTTCAGGCCCTTGAGCAGGTGGGGCAGGCAACGGACCCGGTTCAGTCGCTCAATGCGCCGGTCATGGTCCAGGTGCGCGAGAAAATTGTCCTGCGCACCGCCCAGCATGCGCCGGCGGACAACGCAGAGGTACGCTTGCCGGCCGATGACGTGGGCCTGATGCAGGTCGACCAATTGCGCCTGGGAAGCTGGGTGGAGTTCCAGGAAGACGATGACAACAGCCTGCGTTGCAAACTGGCGGCGATCATCGAGGCCACCGGCAAGTACATCTTCGTCAACCGCACTGGCTTGAAAGTGCAGGAGCACAGCCGCACCAGCCTGGCCTTGGAGTTTCGCCGGGGCGCGGTACGCCTGTTGGACGACACCCTGCTGTTCGACCGGGCACTGGAGTCGGTGCTGGGCAATCTGCGTCAGCTCAATCGCGGCAAGTGA
- the ampE gene encoding regulatory signaling modulator protein AmpE → MSFLVLLLAVWIEKFSALRQRVQRDGGWLRELNKLEASPRWVNRPWLVLMVMVLLPVALLALLLWVLEPVAYGLLALPVHLLVVIYSLGRGDLLADLGPFRDAWRREDLQAAAHVAKRDLDIEADDGEKLLERVQGHLLWQAYQSFFAVIFWYFLLGPVAALSYRLLALAAEHSQNPGVAERAAQMRHAFDWVPVRLLAASFALVGNFVAVSRVMLHELLNWNISAAHLIDKVGLVAGEIPEPVAGPDGINSLDRLWELLLRSAVLWYAGFALWTVLA, encoded by the coding sequence ATGAGTTTTCTGGTGTTGCTGCTGGCAGTCTGGATCGAGAAGTTCTCGGCCTTGCGCCAGCGGGTCCAGCGCGACGGCGGGTGGTTGCGCGAACTGAACAAGCTCGAGGCGAGCCCACGCTGGGTCAACCGGCCTTGGCTGGTGCTGATGGTGATGGTCCTGCTGCCCGTGGCCCTGCTGGCGTTGCTGCTGTGGGTGCTGGAGCCAGTGGCCTACGGTTTGCTGGCCTTGCCGGTGCATCTGTTGGTGGTGATCTACAGCCTGGGGCGCGGCGATCTGCTGGCGGACCTGGGGCCATTTCGCGATGCGTGGCGTCGGGAAGACCTGCAAGCGGCAGCCCATGTGGCCAAGCGCGACCTGGACATTGAAGCGGATGACGGCGAGAAGTTGCTGGAGCGGGTCCAGGGGCATTTGCTGTGGCAGGCCTACCAGAGCTTTTTCGCGGTGATTTTCTGGTACTTCCTGCTGGGGCCGGTTGCGGCCCTGAGCTATCGCCTGCTGGCACTGGCCGCCGAGCACAGCCAGAACCCCGGCGTGGCCGAGCGCGCCGCGCAGATGCGCCATGCCTTCGACTGGGTGCCGGTGCGGCTGCTGGCGGCGAGCTTCGCCCTGGTGGGCAATTTCGTCGCGGTCAGCCGGGTCATGCTGCATGAGCTGTTGAACTGGAACATCAGTGCGGCCCATCTGATCGACAAGGTCGGCCTGGTGGCTGGCGAGATTCCTGAGCCCGTGGCCGGGCCGGATGGCATCAACAGCCTGGATCGGCTTTGGGAGTTGCTGCTGCGCTCGGCGGTGCTGTGGTATGCCGGGTTTGCGTTGTGGACGGTGCTGGCCTGA
- a CDS encoding TatD family hydrolase encodes MELIDTHTHLDFPDFDADRPALLAESRALGVRQMVVLGVYRDNWQRVWDLVQSDPNLHAALGLHPVYLDQHGPEDLAQLREWLARLAGHRQLCAVGEVGLDYYIETLDRERQQTLFEAQLQLAAEFELPALIHVRRSHAAVIATLKRFGLKRTGIIHAFAGSLEEAREYIKLGFKLGLGGAATWPQALRMHRVLAKLPLEAVVLETDSPDMAPAMFPGQRNSPAHLPAICEALAQIMAVSPDQLAEASTTNARELFNW; translated from the coding sequence ATGGAGCTGATCGACACCCACACCCACCTGGATTTCCCGGACTTCGACGCGGACCGCCCGGCCCTGCTGGCCGAGAGCCGCGCCTTGGGGGTCCGGCAGATGGTGGTGCTGGGGGTGTATCGAGACAACTGGCAGCGGGTCTGGGACCTGGTGCAAAGCGACCCGAACCTGCACGCTGCCTTGGGCCTGCATCCGGTGTATCTCGATCAGCATGGCCCCGAAGACCTGGCGCAATTGCGCGAATGGCTGGCCCGCCTGGCCGGACATCGGCAATTGTGTGCCGTGGGGGAAGTCGGCCTCGACTACTACATCGAAACCCTCGATCGTGAGCGCCAACAAACGCTGTTCGAGGCGCAACTGCAGTTGGCGGCGGAGTTCGAACTGCCGGCGCTGATCCACGTGCGCCGCAGCCATGCCGCCGTGATCGCAACCCTCAAGCGCTTCGGCCTGAAACGCACGGGGATCATCCACGCGTTCGCTGGCAGCCTTGAAGAGGCCCGCGAATACATCAAGCTCGGCTTCAAACTGGGCCTGGGCGGCGCCGCGACCTGGCCCCAGGCCCTGCGCATGCACCGGGTGCTGGCGAAACTGCCGCTGGAAGCGGTAGTGCTGGAAACCGACTCACCGGACATGGCCCCGGCGATGTTCCCGGGCCAGCGCAACAGCCCGGCGCATTTGCCGGCCATTTGCGAAGCGCTGGCGCAGATCATGGCGGTCAGTCCAGACCAACTGGCTGAAGCCAGCACCACTAACGCCCGCGAATTATTCAACTGGTAA
- the rpsO gene encoding 30S ribosomal protein S15: MALDVQEKAQIVADYQQAVGDTGSPEVQVALLTHNINKLQGHFKANGKDHHSRRGLIRMVNQRRKLLDYLKGKDLGRYQALIGRLGLRR; this comes from the coding sequence ATGGCTCTCGACGTTCAAGAAAAAGCACAAATCGTAGCTGACTACCAGCAAGCTGTTGGTGACACTGGTTCGCCAGAAGTGCAAGTTGCACTGCTGACCCACAACATCAACAAGCTGCAAGGTCACTTCAAGGCCAACGGTAAAGATCACCACTCCCGTCGTGGTCTGATCCGCATGGTAAACCAGCGCCGTAAGCTGCTGGACTACCTGAAAGGCAAGGATCTGGGTCGTTATCAGGCTCTGATCGGTCGCCTGGGTCTGCGTCGCTAA